gttcgTGTTCTGCGCTTCGCGCGCTTTTGCTGACAGGACTAAAACGCTCGACTTCGATGTCAAACCTGGAGGAGTTGTGCAGACTTTCTCTGCTAAACTCGTGAGTAAACCTCTTTGGGATCATTTAGCAACGAAACATTTGATAACacgttttttatataaaaaaattaaataatttttttttgtgtgtgaaatcgAGAGGTGTCCTTTCTTATTCTGATGACTCGATTTCGCATTTACGTCGATTTCGGTTCTCGTTTTCAATCGTTTTAAAGTAATGCACTACTGTACCTTGTAGCTGGAAAAATACGTGTATATGATACACGTAAAGTAAAGAGTGGATGCTGGGTTTGAAAAACCGCGACGCTTTAAAAGGAAATCCACCCGTCATCTTCTCATTGGACTGTTGGGGATCGATGACGTTCACTGCGCCCCTAGCGACACGAACGAacgttttaaaggaatatttacaTCAAAAACTAAATCGTGATTTTTGATGTTATTCCGACTCCTTGTGATTTGATTTCCTCTGTCAAACCCCCCATAATTTTAACGCATCTCTGAGCTCCTCATGTCTAATTAATTGAACTAAATGGAGGTGTGAAGAAACCATGAAGAAGTCCATATTACTTGACCATGACTAAATACCCTGATAGAGATGTCTATTTGACATTTGCATCTGCAGTACTTATTTTTAGGTTGTTTGCTCATGCAATACATCTATAGGGCATTTAGAGATGCCAAACAGATGCTTATTAGTCATCTTGAAGATGATTTAGAATGTAAAGTTATCTATGTCGTTCTTAGTGTGAATCGGCCTGTAGTCTTATGAAGCCATTCGATTTCTTTATGTTGCTCTCTTTCTTAGCTCTCAAATCAAATCTCATATTCCGACGTAAGTAGTGTCATGTGTGACGCAGGGTTCATCGGCTTTTCATGCGGcctttcagaaatgttttcgtttttattgtagtaataataactgCAGGTCTTTTAACAGGAACTGACATTACCATGGTTGTAACGCCCTTTCAATGCGAGGCCATCTTCAAAAGTTCAGTTTAGTCTGGGTAATTTGCATATCTCGTAGGTGGAAGCTTGGCATTGTCACCCTGTTTATCTATTTACAGTGATCCGTTTCTTGGTTTCGTTTTAGAAAAAGTACAAATGCACCTTCACATATGCGTGCCAAGGAGGCACCAATGAGGTAAGACATGTATTCTGTTATTTATAAACTCGGTGTTGGTTATATAAGTGTGTTGGAGATAAATGTAAGTAATATACAgttcacaaaacataaaatgacaGTGCAACCTACGCTTTATAATATTGCTTTGTTATAAGATTACTTTGTTTATCGTTACTTTCCATCCTATTGGTTgcagtttattacattttcaaatataatgggatgaaattaaacattgttGTTCTATCCTCCTAAACTAGCTTTGTGTCTGTAAGCATTTTAGGATGATGCCAACTATCGTTGTAAAATCAAGACATTTGTCACTCTGGCACTAACGATCTGGAAATTGTAGCAATTATGCACTGTTGTAAAACGTCCAGATTTCACAGAATTGCACAGTTTCAGACTTAAATATGCAGCCTTTGTGCTTTAATTTCCTCTAGCAATGGCAAATGAGTGTTGGACTAAGTGACGATGACCAGATGTTTTCCTGTTCAGTATGGAGGTAACTTCAAAAACGCTGTTGCATTGGTTTTTGATGGCTGTACTCAATATGCAATGCCAAAAATGAGGTTTCCTCATTGACGTACAAGCAAATCCGTTCTcggttttctgtgttttcaaacTGTGTCATGTAACTTGAGACGAAAGAGAGGACaatattgattttttctttttttttgataggCCCCAAGGGAAGTCCTACTTGTTTTTTACCCAGTTCAAAGCCGAGATAAAAGGAGCCAAGATTGAGTACGCCACCGCATATGTAAGTTTCACATTAACTTCAGCTCTCCTTCATGACCTGACACCACATCAACTGAGAGCAACATTCAGCAATCTGTAGGACGTATGATTCAATATGAAGAAATTAGCTTTTAATGCGTTGACGCATTTGATCGACCAAGAATATGAGTGATGacaactttttatttgtgtgctttGCACATACAAAGAATTGGCACAGGTTTTTGAAGATCTTGTTTAAAATTTATCCTTAGTCGTGACATTGACATTTGCCGCAGATCAAACCTTAATTCAGATTCCTAACGCTCGTCGCTCTCGGATCAAAAGCTGTCAGCCCTTTTTGTACAGGTGTTGCATATCAAGACCCTGTGAAAACATCTTTATCTTTAGATTAAATTGAAATTCTCCATGGTGGGATGACGGTGATGTCTTGGTGGCCTTGTCCCCTGTGCAAATAAGAAAAGTT
This window of the Puntigrus tetrazona isolate hp1 chromosome 22, ASM1883169v1, whole genome shotgun sequence genome carries:
- the mydgf gene encoding myeloid-derived growth factor codes for the protein MACNDHINSCVKLLLLLFVFCASRAFADRTKTLDFDVKPGGVVQTFSAKLKKYKCTFTYACQGGTNEQWQMSVGLSDDDQMFSCSVWRPQGKSYLFFTQFKAEIKGAKIEYATAYSQTAVGGQRDVALKEEEYIVSESSVTHREGKFHSELSKLTVIGRTRHDEL